The Coffea arabica cultivar ET-39 chromosome 9e, Coffea Arabica ET-39 HiFi, whole genome shotgun sequence genome has a window encoding:
- the LOC113710583 gene encoding scarecrow-like protein 13, translated as MQASQASQTSEAIHMLYHQPFQQIESYNLSPFQVLNSNVCADNSSQGAQVSFQACNEQFATLESLPMTDYVNSDSPSTVSVSSNRSPFSPQCSQSYMSDVHHSSDNTYGSPLSGSSGVDDSNELRNVLRELEIKLMEESEIDDSSSCSVNNVVGQPVFSTRENRVVQMAHTMDLKQLLLACAEAVSNAEISTAQGLMNELEQRVSISGDPIQRLSAYMMEGLRARLLSSGSIIYKKLKCKEPTGPELMSYMHFLYQICPYFKFAYMSANVVIGEAMEHENRIHVIDFCLAQGSQWVSFIQALAHRPGGPPFIRVTGVDDSQSVHARGGGLDVVGQRLANVAASCGVPFEFHGAALSGCEVELENLKVQHGEALAVNFPYMLHHMPDESVNTMNHRDRLLRLIKSLSPKVVTLVEQESNTNTAPFYHRFCETLEYYTAMFESIDATRPRNDKQRISAEEHCIARDIVNIVACEGADRVERHELFGKWRLRLAMAGFVPCPLSFSVGNAIRDMLKEYSSNYWLVDRDGALYLGWKNRALATCSAWR; from the coding sequence ATGCAAGCATCCCAGGCTTCTCAGACTTCAGAAGCCATCCACATGTTGTACCATCAACCCTTTCAGCAGATCGAGTCATATAACTTGTCCCCTTTCCAGGTATTGAACAGCAATGTCTGTGCTGATAATAGCAGCCAAGGGGCCCAGGTGTCATTTCAAGCTTGCAACGAACAATTTGCCACCTTGGAATCCTTACCAATGACTGATTATGTTAACAGCGATTCACCTTCTACTGTGAGCGTCTCATCTAATAGAAGTCCTTTCTCACCACAATGTTCGCAGTCCTATATGTCAGATGTCCATCACTCTTCTGATAATACTTATGGTTCACCATTAAGTGGGTCCTCTGGTGTTGATGATAGCAATGAATTGAGGAATGTGCTGAGAGAATTGGAGATCAAATTAATGGAAGAGTCTGAAATTGATGACAGCAGCTCTTGCTCCGTCAACAATGTAGTGGGTCAACCTGTTTTCTCAACAAGGGAGAACCGAGTGGTGCAAATGGCCCATACCATGGACTTGAAACAATTACTTCTTGCCTGTGCTGAAGCAGTATCAAATGCTGAGATTTCCACTGCACAAGGTTTGATGAATGAGTTAGAACAGAGGGTTTCAATCTCTGGGGATCCTATTCAGCGATTAAGTGCATATATGATGGAAGGGCTTAGAGCACGGTTGTTGTCCTCAGGAAGCATAATATACAAAAAACTGAAATGCAAAGAACCAACAGGTCCAGAATTAATGTCATATATGCATTTTCTCTATCAAATCTGCCCATACTTCAAGTTTGCCTACATGTCTGCCAATGTTGTGATTGGTGAAGCTATGGAACATGAAAACAGAATACACGTCATTGATTTTTGTCTTGCTCAGGGAAGCCAGTGGGTTTCTTTTATTCAGGCGCTTGCACATCGTCCTGGTGGACCTCCATTCATTCGTGTGACAGGTGTTGATGACTCCCAGTCTGTTCATGCCCGAGGCGGAGGACTTGATGTTGTGGGTCAGAGGTTAGCCAACGTTGCGGCATCTTGTGGGGTGCCATTTGAATTCCATGGTGCGGCTCTCTCAGGATGTGAGGTAGAGCTGGAAAATCTCAAGGTTCAACATGGAGAAGCTCTGGCTGTTAATTTTCCTTACATGCTGCACCACATGCCTGACGAGAGTGTAAACACAATGAATCATCGAGACCGCTTACTGAGACTAATAAAGAGCTTGTCACCCAAGGTAGTTACTCTTGTTGAGCAGGAGTCAAACACGAATACAGCCCCATTCTATCATCGGTTCTGTGAAACGCTGGAGTACTACACAGCTATGTTTGAGTCGATAGATGCTACCCGCCCAAGGAATGATAAACAGCGGATAAGCGCGGAGGAGCATTGCATTGCAAGGGACATTGTCAACATTGTAGCATGTGAAGGAGCTGACCGGGTAGAAAGGCACGAACTTTTTGGTAAGTGGAGGTTGAGACTTGCGATGGCCGGATTTGTGCCTTGCCCTTTGAGTTTCTCAGTAGGCAATGCCATCAGGGACATGTTGAAGGAGTACAGCTCCAATTACTGGCTTGTTGACAGGGATGGTGCACTCTATCTTGGATGGAAGAACAGAGCCCTCGCAACTTGTTCCGCTTGGAGATAG